One Pirellulaceae bacterium genomic window, TGACGCAATCGCGATGAAGCTCTGTCTCGCAGCGTTGCAAGGTCGGGAATCATCCCCATGTACCAGAACAACAACGAGACCGTGGCGTACGTCGAAACGGCAAATACGTCCCACAACAACGGACTGCGAAAATTTGGCCACATCGCAAGATGCTGACTGGGATAAGGGGCGAGCCAATAGACGAACCAAACCCGGCCAACATGGATGGCCGGAAAGATTCCTGCACACATCACGGCAAAGATTGTCATCGCCTCCGCGAATCGATTGATACTCGTCCGCCAATTTTGTCGAAACAAAAACAGAATGGCCGATATCAACGTTCCCGCATGTCCGATCCCGACCCAAAAAACGAAGTTCACGATAGGCCAGGCCCAAAAGACGGGAGCATTATTCCCCCACTCTCCCACACCTCGAGCAATCACGAGGCCAATCAGAGCGAACAACATCACGGTCAGTGAAGATGAAATTGCAAAAGCAACATACCAAGCCCTCGGAGGCTTTGGTTTTTCAACAATCCCACAAATCCGATCGGTAATCGAGCGATACTGCTGCCCGTCAGGAAACGAGTTGCAGCCCTGTGCGTCATCACGATCGATTGAATTTAGACTAGCTGTGGTCATGGTGACTTCCATGCGTAGTGCGACGGGACTTCTCGAAAACGACAAGAGCGGGATTTGGATTTCGGACTTTTGCTAAATATTTGGTGCGGGGCTTCACGTTCAACTCCTCAAGCATGCCGTATGCACGAGGATCATGATGGGCTTTTGCCACCCGACTCTGCGAATCATTGAGATCACCAAACTCAATTGCATGACTAGGACATGCCTGCTGACAAGCGGTTACGATCTCCCCGTCGCGAATCGGGCGTTGATCATTTTTCGCATCGATCTTGACCTTCTGAATGCGCTGCACACAGTAGGTACACTTCTCCATCACGCCTCGACTCCGAACCGTTACTTCGGGATTGATCACCAGTTGAGCGAGTTGTCGGTTTGGCTCTTCCAATCCCTTGTTGTTATCAAAAAAATTAAACCGTCTGACCTTGTAAGGACAGTTATTCGCACAGTAACGAGTTCCGATACAACGGTTGTAAACCATGTCGTTCAGACCCTCATCACTGTGGACAGTCGCCGCCACAGGACAGACCTGCTCGCAGGGCGCATTTTCGCAATGATGACAAGCAACAGGCTGGGTCGCGACTTGCGGCTGATCCACGTCACCCACAAAATATCGATCGACGCGAAGCCAATGCATCTCTCGACCTTTGGCAACCTGATCCTTCCCCACAATCGGAACATTGTTCTCGGCCTGACATGCGACGAGGCACGCGTTGCAGCCGACACACTTATTAAGATCGATTGCCATACCCCAAGCATGGTCTTCATATGACTTTTCGGTCCATAAGGACTCCAGCGGGTTGTGGTGGTCGCCATGATTCGCCGCAGCAGGATCCTTGCGATATTCCGCTAGAGTCGACTCCCGAACGAGTTCACCAACGCGGCGACCGGTCTCTTGAAACCCAACTGTGTCGATCGAATGGTGATCCTGGGTTGTCGCCAAATCGCAGTGGCGGTTCGTCGATTCGATTTCCACCCCGTTCGCGAAACCCAGTTGAGCAGATTCGCGAACCGGGTAAACATCGATACCGACGGGACTCACCTCTTCTTCGCGACTGCCTCCCACATGTCCGGCGGCAGTTCGCCCGTATCCAACCGCAACACCAATTGAGTTCTTAGCCTGACCAGGCAACACAAACGCTGGCAGTTCAACTTCCCCTGAATCAAGCTTCAGACGAATCATCGCTCCATGTTCCACCCCATTCTCCTGGGCGGTTGCGGGGCTGATGATCGCGGCATTGTCCCACGTAAGCTTCGTCAAGAAAGCTGGGGTTTCCTGCAACCACCCATTGTTTGCGAATCGCCCATCGAGAACGGATTCACTCCGAGTAAACACCAATTCAAGCGTGTCGGAATCCATCCGTGGTTGCTCCGACATACGTCGTAAGACCTCTTCTCGATGAAGGTCGTCCTCAGAGCCCACTGGAAGGGACTGATAGGCGGAATCGGCCAAAAAACCGTCGTGCAAGGTCTTCAGCCAAGCGGCACGACTCAACCCGCCCTTCAAATCCGAAAGTGCTGAGTAGACGATTTCCTGCGAGTCCCGACGATCACCACACGCGGCGGCTAATATCTCCATCGGTGACTTACCATCCAGCAATGGCGAAATCAAAGGTTGCGAAACACTGGCAGTACCATCCCAAGCGCACGAATCACCCCAACTCTCAAACGCGTGTGCCTGAGGCAGGTGCCACTCGCACTCACGCGACGTCTCATCCCGGTAGAGACTCAGGTGCACCGAGTTTTTTACCAAAGACAACGCCTGCGCAAATCTCAGATCACCAGGGGCGTCATAAACCGGATTCCCTCCCAAAATAAACAACGTGTCGACCTGACCCTCGGACATTCGTTGGACGAGTTCAGAAATTGTCCCAACGCCCGGCATAGCGAGAGGATCCTCCACCAGGTCAAGCGTCTTGCCGAAGCTGCCCAGAAGATGATTGAGAGTGTGTGCTAAAGCGTGAACTTCGGCGGGTTGCCTTGCACCAACTGCAATCAAGGATGCGCCAAGATTTTTCACCAGATCATAGGCGAGTGCATCCACAAATTTCTCAGCGTGTTCCGGGTCCGCGAACGATGCTGGCTTGCTCGACTCGACGCCGACTGATAAGATCCGACGCACCCGGCACTCCAACATCACCAGCAATTCACCGATCTCAGACGATCTCATCGGTAGGCGATGATCAGCAGCAACACCCGTTGTGGAAAACTGACTCTCCACCGCATACAACCGATTCATGGAACCTGCTGGATTTCGTCGCGATGCAAAATCAGCCGACAGGTAGACTGAGTCAGCGTCCTCCCCAAGCAGATCGGCGTCGAAGCAAGCAATGACGTTAGCTCGGTCGAGCCGATAGACCGTTCGACGAGGTTGCTCAAACGCCAATTCGGAACCAAGAGTTTCGTTGACTCGACCGAAGGGAGAGTCGCTGAACGATCTCGCTGCCGGAAAACGCTTCGAAATCCTAGATCGCATCGCCCCGAAAGCACGCGACGATGTGGGCTCGAACAAAAAGCCGAGTCGCGAACCTCCTTCTTGTTGATGTTGGTCGAGCAGGGGACTGAGAAACCGCTCGAAGTCAACCCAACTTCGTTTATATACCTGCCGGCCCTGCTGCTGCAGCAACGAATCGCTTCGGTCGGGGTCATACAGTCCCAAAATCGAGGCCTGCGCAAACGAATCTGTGCCGCCCTGACAATGTGGATGGTCTACGTTGCCCTCAACCTTGACGGGGCGTCCGTCGTATGAGGTGACTAACAGATGTCGCGGCACACCAGCGATTTCAACGGTCGTAGCAAACTTCTCAGCTTTTCCGGGTATCCGATGTTCGGGCCTGACAGCAAATGGCGCAATTTTTTCAGCCTCCCATCGGCAACCGGCCAGGCCACCCAAGGCAAAGGAGGCACCCATCAGCTGCATCCAACGTCGTCGAGACAAGCCATCCGGCAGCTCGGAAGCGGCCGTTGGAAATTCACGCTCAACAAACTCGCGAAACTGAGGCGTATCTTGGAGTTCATCAAGGCTCCGCCAATAACTCTTTCCAGTCGTTTTTTTCATCGATGACACGTTGAACAGTTTGTTGAGGGTTGAAGATTTAAATTCTTACGAACGCGAGCCCCTACCACTTCGGCTGGCTCGGGCGGCTGCCAATCCATCTGAGTAACCAATTCAGGAGGTCGTAGGTGAGGATCGGGATTCCGATGACAGTCCAGGCACCACGCCATCGACAGAGGTTCGGCTTGATACACACGATCCATTTTGTCGACTCGACCGTGGCAACTCACACAACTAACTCCACGAGTGACGTGAGCGCTGTGGTTGAAATAGACATAGTCAGGTAAGTCGTGAACTCGTTCCCATTCGATGGGTTTTCCCGAGGCTTGGCTTTGACGAACCGGAAGCAGTTTCGGACTATCAGCATGAACAGCGGAGTTGGCAACGGATCCATCCGGGTTTGTCGCACTGTGACAGTTCACACAGGTCTGAGTAGCGGGAATTGCGGCGTGGGCTGCTTGGTCGACGGTCTGATGACAATAACGACAATCCATACCCAGATTCCCGACATGTAACTTATGGCTGAATGCTACTGGTTGCTTTGGAGAATATCCCACGTTGATCGTTTGCGGCGAAGTTCCGTATGCGACGACTACGACGACGTAGCACAAAGCCACGGAAGAGATCCCCAACGAGATGGGGATGAATCGATTTAGCCAAACGGGAAACTGAAATCGCATGGTCTCACACACTTCTTGGTTTCAAAATTCTCTTTGTGAATAACCGCTGTCGAAAACGCGCCCGTAACCAACAAGTCGACGTTTTCTTCTCACTTTCATGTTAGAAGACCGACTCTCGCTCATGACCGCGTCAAATCGTCGCATAATGACGCGAACACGCGACATTTTGTCGCAGGCTGCCCTCCGCGAAGGACTCCACATCACCACTTCTTTTGTCGCATCACGCTGAATCAGAATTTCGAACGGGAAACCGTGATCGAGAGAATGGCCCGGGATTGCTTGCTGCCGAAAATTTATGATTCGATCAAGGGGGCGGGCCAGAAAACATGAACTTCCCTCCATCCGGTTCTCATCTTTATTCGGGCATTGATAATCCCGCTTGGCTCGTCCGCCGAGAACGCATCGACCGCCCACACAGTTTGTGACATTTTCTTGCCACCTGCGACGCTTTTCGGGGTTGGCATTTACACGACTTGCGTTAGAAATCCATGGCCAATTGTCGCGCGGCCGATAACTCCCCCTAATGACGCGTCGAGACACCGGAGAAGAAAGATGTACGCTGGCCTGGAAATGCCGACTTCGACCTGCGAAACCCAAACGCCGTCCAACTGCCCATCCGAGGTAGACCTCGATGCCATCAAGGGTGCGGTGCGGACCATCCTCAAAGCCGTGGGTGAAAACCCCGACCGTCCCGGTTTAAAAGATACTCCCCGGCGAGTCGCGAAAATGTACGAGGAGATGTTTATCGGCTTGCGAACCGATCCCGCACGGCACCTTCAGGTAACGTTCCCTGAAACTTATAACGAAATGGTGTTGGTGCGGGACATTAGTTTTAACAGCATGTGCGAACACCACTTGCTTCCTTTCAATGGAGTCGCCCACGTGGCCTACATCCCGGAAGGAAGAGTCACGGGACTCAGCAAGTTGGCTCGCGTTGTGGATGAAGTCGCCAGACAGCCTCAGGTACAGGAGAGAATGACCCAGACCATCGCTGACCTCGTTGAGAAGGAGCTGCAAACTGCCGGCGCGGCTGTCGTGGTCGAAGCCGAACACTCTTGCATGTCAATGCGTGGCATCCGCAAGCCGGGCAGCCTGACGGTAACAAGCGCCCTGCGCGGAGTGTTCAAAACAAATCCCTCGAGTCGAGCGGAAGTCATGTCACTGATCCACAAATAAACATCTGGGGTTTGCACACGATGATCATCCAAAAAGATTACAAGTTTTACGCGGCGCATCGCAACGAGGAATTGCAGGATAAATGCAGCAACCTGCACGGCCACCGCTATGGCCTACGATGTTTTTTCGAGGTTGAGCGAACGGGTTCAATCACGACGCTCTTCTCCGACTTCGACTCAAAGGTCGAGCCGTTGTTGAAATCACAGTATGATCACGCGATGCTTGTTAACGTGCACGATACTCTGTACGAGACGCTCACGGATCACAACCGACGAACGGGGGAGTCGCTGCGATTGAAAACGTTCGAACGGCCCACCAGTCTCGAAAATCTCGCACACAAACTGTTCAGTGAAATCACCGATCTCGGTTTCCGTCTGCAAAAAATCGAGCTGCGAGAAACAGATACGTCGATTCTCAGCTACAACCGTGAGGATTGGATTGAAGACAGTCGCCACTTTGCCGCGACTCAACCTGCCCCGGTCGAGGTAACGAATCGCTCCTAGACGCACCGTTCGATCAAGCCACCTCGAACAACACTTTACAACGGGCAGGCTCTAAAAAACATCTGTTCGCGTTCGGAAACGCCCGCTCGGCTCAATACACCGCTGAGCGAGAGCGGGCGAGATGGGAAACCGCTCCCGAGTCGGTCCTCGGTCCGAATTCGGCAGCTGTTCTTCCCAATAGCCGGCCTCGCCCCGATCGTGGACTGCCTTGGCCAAATCACCAAGATCCCCGCAGTGCCGACCTCAACTCAACGCTTCTCTCGCAGATTCCCCATGCCACCTACCGCGCCACCACCCCGCTAGTTCGAGCGACGCAACCCATCGGCGGACGAACGCGTATTTAGCCGTTGATTGGCGGACTTTCCTTGCAATCGTCGCGTCCTAACTACAGGTCCCTCTTCCTATACCCTTGAAGGCAACGAGCATGAACTACGAGAACGCGGAAGCCCAAGCGATCTTTGACATGGCGATCGCCAACCGCTGGTATGGTGTCGTCCCAGCTATATTCAAAAGCAGTCTCAAAGAAATTCTAGTCGAAAAATATATCCGCGCAATGATCCAAGAATCGCCGGACAATTTCGCCGATGAAACGATCACCGACAACAACCTCACCCAATGGCGTGCTGTGAGCTACCGCGTGGCCACGATGCGAACACTCAGCAACATCATCGTCGCCATCGCCAAACACCGCGACGAGATACTTGAAGCGAATGGGGGGGAGGACGACGCCCAAGAAACGGTCGCAAAGTGCGATGAAATCTTGACCGAAATGCAAAACCATTGCAGCCGGCAGGTTGGGAGAATCACCGAACCGAGTCACCAACTACTGATTCAAGAAGTCATCGACAAGATCTACGATGACGCAGAATCAGAACTGACATCCAGCTAGAACGCACAGCCACGCTTGAAATCGCCGTCAATGCGGGGCATTTCAGTCATCGCATTGACTCATGACCCCACCAAGTCGCTTCAGACCCCACAGTGACTTTCAATTTGGATCGCAGGCACGTCGCACAGACTGAGGTTGACGGACGGACGCAAAGTTGAGTACAGACTAAGGCATTAATGGCCTTCCGTGCATCGAATCAACAACGATCTTGTCCGACCCGTACCTTGAAAAACACCTCACGATGAACTTGCTAATTGCCTGCCCGCGTAAACTTTTGCTGGTCGACACCCAGACGGCAACCTCTTACGTTATCGAGTCGCACCGCCCAGAATACTATGGCATCACTTGGGATCAAGACGGCCAAAATTTAATTCTAGGTCACAGTGGCATCGACAATTCGAACCTGCAATCACTTGAATCTTACATCGACAGTGAATGTGGATGGGTCTCCCATGGCAGACAGCGAGGCCCGTCGGTGCTTTCGCAAGCCCACCAAATTTTGTCCGTCGACGATCGACTCATCGCGACGAACACAGGTCGCAACAGCATCACCGTCTTTCGGACTGACGACTGGTTTTATCACCATTACTGGATCGACGACGTCCGCTGGGACCGCAAGGGAAAACAAGACCTGTGCGGAAGACATTTCAATTCGCTTTTCTTACACCGCGATCAATTGCACGTAATCGCACACAACCATGACCGCGGCTCGGAACTCATTCGCTTTTTTTGGCCAGAGATGGAAGTCATACGAGTCGAAAAGACAAACGCTGAGATGGCCCATAACATCTGGGTCACCGACGAGGGACAGCGTGTCATCTGCGACTCCATGCGTGGCAGTGTCGTCGACTTAGACCGGAACGAAGTTCTCTGGCAAAGCAGCACGCCAAATGTGGTGACTCGTGGCCTCGCATCGAACGGACATTATCTTTTTATTGGTCAGTCGGCTATCGGCCCACGTCAAGAACGCACTGCACGAGACAGTCACGTCTGGATCGTAGAACTCGCCACGTGGAAAACCGTGGACTGCATCCGATTACCCAAATCGGGAAACATCCATGAGATCAGACTGATCGATCAGCCCGACCATTGCCATCACCGACAAGTCTACCGAGGCCCGCTCTCCCACCGACTCGCAGCCTAGCCAACCGATGTTGATGCGTAACATCCAACGCTTGGCCTACAATCGACTGGCAACTGCTGCTGTCGTACGCAACGACCTATTCGCCCCTGCTCCGCCTCGGCAATTCAACCTCTGATACTTACCGGAAAGACAAGTAAAAGCAGGTGGAACAATCGACAAGCTTGTGATCGCCGCAGGATTCCTGCCGCCGTCGCCCGCGGGTTCCAGCGAGCCTCCCGATCGCTGCAAGCGAGACCGGATTCACCTTGAACACGAGTGAGGTGAGTGTAAGATTGTGGATACCTCATCAAGGTGCCCCACGCACACAAGAGACATCGCCTGCCAGGTCGAACGATGAAGCTTGATCCCCGCTACGGTTATTTTCCGCGCTGGCCAGAAAACGGTAACGCCTGGATTCACCCCGCCGATATTTCGACAGCACGCAGTAGGATCCCAAGCTTGCAAATATGGCGACGGGAAGAAACCCACACTCCCTATGAACTACTGCGATATGGCGAAACAACCATTCGAGTTTTGCCCTCACTCTGGACGGAAGTACCGGGCGAGAACATTGACATCGGCGACTGGGTAGAAGTCAAGTCACGCCTGCAAAACAACTCTTACCAGATCGCAAAAATTCGAGAAATGCATTGGAATGTCGGCTCACAGTTGATTGATTATCACGTGGAAATTCGCCAATTTGTCTTGCCGAACAAACTTACGCGCATTGACCTACGCTTACTGGGGCAGATGCCTCTGGAACAGCGTCCCTCAACCGATTGATCAAGCACCCCCAATCTTGCATTGCACATCATCCGGCAGGCCCCAATGCCCAACCGGGTCCTACTGGCGCTGATCATATCGCTCGTCAACTGACTTGACTCGGTCATCGCGGGCGAATTTAAATCAGACCAAACATTGAATGGCTGAGAACCACCAACTCGACTAACCTTCGCCGCTGCAAACCAAGTTCACAAAACGACTTGCTGCAGCCTGATTCTGTTTCCCGTCCTATCACTCGCGCCCCCAATCAGGCTCAGCCGTGCGGCCTTCGAAAATGGCACCGAGTCCCAGCGGCCAGCTGCCTGACTTGGCCGGTCTTTTCTTTTAAAATGAGAAACGCAGGTTGCAGTGTCACCCCATTTCGACACCCGCGTTTATCTTCATTCTCACTTCCCGACTTGAATTCACATGAAGACACATCGATTCGTTCCTTTGATTCTCGGTCTGCTTACATTAACCAATGGCCAAGCGACCATCGCTGAAGAGAAAAGTTTGATTCTCGACGGTCGTTTTGACGACTGGACAGATCAACAGATAATTGCTCGAGATCCCATCGGAGATCAAACGGCTGCTTTTGACATTTCGTACCTAGCGGCGAGGACGGATGGAACGAGACTTTATCTACGGTTTGACTTGGGACAAACCCTAAATCTGCAAAATGGCCCTGAAAGCGAGGGCACTCTTGAGTTACGTCTCGGCTTGCCTACAGACCGCTTTCTTGCCATAAATTTCCGAGAGCGTTTTGCGTATTACAGCGACGCGCCGAGCGAACGGATTCCGTGGCAACGAATCGACTTCGCTTGCTTGCCAACATTTGCCTCGGACTCGGTTGAAATGCGGGTTGACTTGAGCCATGC contains:
- a CDS encoding TAT-variant-translocated molybdopterin oxidoreductase, which translates into the protein MKKTTGKSYWRSLDELQDTPQFREFVEREFPTAASELPDGLSRRRWMQLMGASFALGGLAGCRWEAEKIAPFAVRPEHRIPGKAEKFATTVEIAGVPRHLLVTSYDGRPVKVEGNVDHPHCQGGTDSFAQASILGLYDPDRSDSLLQQQGRQVYKRSWVDFERFLSPLLDQHQQEGGSRLGFLFEPTSSRAFGAMRSRISKRFPAARSFSDSPFGRVNETLGSELAFEQPRRTVYRLDRANVIACFDADLLGEDADSVYLSADFASRRNPAGSMNRLYAVESQFSTTGVAADHRLPMRSSEIGELLVMLECRVRRILSVGVESSKPASFADPEHAEKFVDALAYDLVKNLGASLIAVGARQPAEVHALAHTLNHLLGSFGKTLDLVEDPLAMPGVGTISELVQRMSEGQVDTLFILGGNPVYDAPGDLRFAQALSLVKNSVHLSLYRDETSRECEWHLPQAHAFESWGDSCAWDGTASVSQPLISPLLDGKSPMEILAAACGDRRDSQEIVYSALSDLKGGLSRAAWLKTLHDGFLADSAYQSLPVGSEDDLHREEVLRRMSEQPRMDSDTLELVFTRSESVLDGRFANNGWLQETPAFLTKLTWDNAAIISPATAQENGVEHGAMIRLKLDSGEVELPAFVLPGQAKNSIGVAVGYGRTAAGHVGGSREEEVSPVGIDVYPVRESAQLGFANGVEIESTNRHCDLATTQDHHSIDTVGFQETGRRVGELVRESTLAEYRKDPAAANHGDHHNPLESLWTEKSYEDHAWGMAIDLNKCVGCNACLVACQAENNVPIVGKDQVAKGREMHWLRVDRYFVGDVDQPQVATQPVACHHCENAPCEQVCPVAATVHSDEGLNDMVYNRCIGTRYCANNCPYKVRRFNFFDNNKGLEEPNRQLAQLVINPEVTVRSRGVMEKCTYCVQRIQKVKIDAKNDQRPIRDGEIVTACQQACPSHAIEFGDLNDSQSRVAKAHHDPRAYGMLEELNVKPRTKYLAKVRNPNPALVVFEKSRRTTHGSHHDHS
- a CDS encoding cytochrome c3 family protein, whose translation is MRFQFPVWLNRFIPISLGISSVALCYVVVVVAYGTSPQTINVGYSPKQPVAFSHKLHVGNLGMDCRYCHQTVDQAAHAAIPATQTCVNCHSATNPDGSVANSAVHADSPKLLPVRQSQASGKPIEWERVHDLPDYVYFNHSAHVTRGVSCVSCHGRVDKMDRVYQAEPLSMAWCLDCHRNPDPHLRPPELVTQMDWQPPEPAEVVGARVRKNLNLQPSTNCSTCHR
- the folE gene encoding GTP cyclohydrolase I FolE, whose amino-acid sequence is MYAGLEMPTSTCETQTPSNCPSEVDLDAIKGAVRTILKAVGENPDRPGLKDTPRRVAKMYEEMFIGLRTDPARHLQVTFPETYNEMVLVRDISFNSMCEHHLLPFNGVAHVAYIPEGRVTGLSKLARVVDEVARQPQVQERMTQTIADLVEKELQTAGAAVVVEAEHSCMSMRGIRKPGSLTVTSALRGVFKTNPSSRAEVMSLIHK
- a CDS encoding 6-carboxytetrahydropterin synthase, with product MIIQKDYKFYAAHRNEELQDKCSNLHGHRYGLRCFFEVERTGSITTLFSDFDSKVEPLLKSQYDHAMLVNVHDTLYETLTDHNRRTGESLRLKTFERPTSLENLAHKLFSEITDLGFRLQKIELRETDTSILSYNREDWIEDSRHFAATQPAPVEVTNRS